One Astyanax mexicanus isolate ESR-SI-001 chromosome 3, AstMex3_surface, whole genome shotgun sequence genomic region harbors:
- the LOC125799321 gene encoding uncharacterized protein LOC125799321, translating into MAENVDSPLSRYLRGRGVPEDCLLRMEQDHIDGTVLDYMDDNTLADYIPTYGDRIAARRFCLQHSATAKTKESAKHSMLEKLKKKMGITVSDDENNNQETSTKRQKRHYAKCNKFAEKKTRKVELGWIHEGKQVRKRKRGGTRTLDVPNESKKADILQYAKDIFFPNGKNKLGKFDTFSYDIVDYQEEAIFDDAITVGELYSVLRMGVLRFYLCTKVPKDEDAEESVAEESTINQQIQNSMREEDEQPLQTVDTEPFLDTSVVMIGPFLGEPTAGQLDDTLLYQPDLQVNEDTAIISVLFPSASSALIIPDTASDNSSNMSHSTSAANIAPESAAIDDVAGTSTNSSVNITIKLHRVNLLEEMIAQFKDSALLKHSLRYTFIDERGADHNGVSRDVYAAFWTQLLDHTAEGEDLRVPSLCPKWQEKEWKSIGRILLKGFQDHGYFPCRLSPAFAVSLIFGENEVSDDVLF; encoded by the coding sequence ATTGATGGCACAGTCCTTGATTATATGGATGACAACACTCTGGCTGACTACATCCCAACTTATGGAGACAGGATTGCGGCAAGACGCTTCTGTTTGCAACACAGTGCCACTGCCAAAACAAAAGAATCTGCAAAACATTCAATGCtggaaaaactgaagaaaaaaatggGCATTACTGTGAGTGATGATGAGAACAATAACCAGGAGACATCTACCAAAAGACAGAAAAGACATTATGCAAAATGCAAcaaatttgcagaaaaaaagacaagaaaagtggAGTTGGGATGGATTCACGAAGGCAAGCAAGTCAGAAAACGCAAAAGAGGGGGGACAAGGACCCTTGATGTACCCAACGAATCAAAGAAGGCGGATATACTGCAGTATGCCAAGGATATTTTCTTCCCAAATGGAAAAAATAAGCTAGGAAAGTTTGACACATTTAGCTATGACATAGTAGATTATCAGGAAGAAGCTATTTTTGATGATGCTATTACAGTTGGGGAACTCTACAGCGTACTAAGAATGGGAGTGTTGAGATTCTACCTGTGCACAAAGGTTCCAAAAGATGAGGATGCTGAAGAAAGTGTCGCGGAAGAATCAACAATTAACCAACAAATACAGAATAGCATGCGTGAAGAGGACGAGCAGCCTCTTCAAACTGTCGATACAGAACCATTTCTAGACACATCTGTGGTGATGATTGGCCCTTTTCTCGGAGAACCCACGGCTGGCCAACTGGATGACACGTTGTTATATCAACCTGACCTGCAGGTCAATGAGGACACTGCCATCATATCAGTCCTATTCCCTAGTGCAAGCTCAGCACTCATCATTCCAGACACAGCAAGTGACAACTCATCCAACATGTCTCACTCCACAAGTGCAGCAAACATTGCTCCCGAGTCAGCAGCTATAGATGATGTAGCAGGTACCTCTACAAATTCATCTGTGAATATAACAATTAAACTACACAGGGTCAATCTTCTGGAAGAGATGATAGCCCAATTCAAGGATTCAGCACTTCTCAAGCACTCCCTTCGATACACTTTCATTGATGAAAGAGGAGCCGACCACAATGGTGTTTCAAGGGATGTGTATGCTGCattttggacacaacttctggaTCACACAGCTGAAGGGGAGGACCTGAGAGTTCCATCTCTGTGTCCTAAATGGCAAGAGAAAGAATGGAAATCCATTGGCCGAATCCTCCTCAAAGGATTTCAAGACCATGGCTATTTTCCCTGTCGCTTATCCCCCGCTTTCGCAGTTTCACTCATTTTTGGTGAGAATGAGGTCTCAGATGATGTGCTTTTTTGA